The following are from one region of the Rhodopirellula sp. P2 genome:
- a CDS encoding PQQ-binding-like beta-propeller repeat protein: protein MLLCLMGCVGLTLGSSIAHSQENGQTADWTYWRGPHFNGTAEAENLVDDWDSEGGEGSNLIWKRDDIGTRSTPVSMNGRLYLMMRSNPGTDTEGEKVVCLDAETGETLWENRFNVWMSDVPDTRVGWSSVVADPESGNVYALGVCDLFLCINGETGQTVWSKPLHEQFGMLSTYGGRTNFPVIHEDLVIISGIIINWGEAAKPNHRLIAMDKLTGEVVWFSGTKDLPNDTTYSAPTLTTIEGQRQLILGTGDGAVWGIQPRTGKPLWHHDLSRRGLFATPLVDGNRVYASHSEENMSGSSMGAVASIEVGGTGDETYGKEVWKMEGLVVGRSAPVVVDNRLYVVDDRCKLWIIDTETGDLIAERIAIGDRKQWPSLLVADEKLYVLTENGRWAILEMTEEGVEFLSKGRIRNEAFHSSPILANGKLYFQGASALYCVGKPESKQKPLVLAEQLLGETALEENPEPAQLLITPAEALLHPGQTMELSVRLFNRLGQRLADPEGSEVTFSVEGPGSVDGNVFTANADVAHTAATIIAKVGSVSGSTRVRIVPELPWAFNFDDLNDPPLSWVGARYRHVIRPVDGSPALVKISTIPKGARSRAWMGSSELKNYTIAADVRGSRANDQLPDIGLTAHGYVLDLMGNSQQLQIRSWSPQLRMAQTVDFPWKEDQWYRMKFRAQIEGSGDDAIAVLKGKIWPRGEEEPADWTVTAEDKIPVLSASPGLYGNAKVAELYIDNLEVTPNE from the coding sequence ATGTTGCTGTGTCTGATGGGTTGTGTTGGCCTGACCCTGGGCTCCTCCATTGCCCACTCCCAAGAAAACGGACAAACCGCTGATTGGACCTATTGGCGTGGCCCCCATTTCAATGGGACCGCCGAAGCGGAGAACTTGGTCGACGACTGGGACTCCGAGGGTGGTGAAGGCAGCAATCTGATTTGGAAACGCGACGACATCGGCACCCGCAGCACGCCAGTGTCGATGAACGGCCGACTCTACTTGATGATGCGTTCCAATCCGGGCACGGACACCGAAGGTGAAAAGGTCGTCTGCCTCGACGCCGAAACCGGTGAAACCCTCTGGGAAAACCGCTTCAACGTTTGGATGTCCGACGTGCCTGACACCCGGGTGGGATGGAGCAGCGTGGTCGCGGACCCAGAAAGTGGCAATGTCTATGCCCTGGGCGTCTGCGATTTGTTCCTCTGCATCAATGGCGAAACGGGTCAAACCGTCTGGAGCAAACCGCTGCACGAACAGTTTGGCATGTTGTCGACTTACGGCGGACGAACCAACTTCCCCGTGATTCACGAAGACCTCGTGATCATCAGCGGCATCATCATCAACTGGGGCGAAGCCGCCAAGCCAAACCATCGCCTGATCGCAATGGACAAACTGACCGGCGAAGTCGTCTGGTTCAGCGGCACCAAGGATTTGCCCAACGACACCACTTACTCCGCTCCCACGCTGACCACGATCGAAGGCCAACGGCAATTGATTCTGGGAACCGGTGACGGAGCCGTATGGGGCATCCAACCTCGGACCGGCAAACCGCTCTGGCACCACGACCTGTCCCGCCGGGGACTGTTTGCGACACCGTTGGTGGATGGCAATCGGGTTTATGCCAGCCACAGCGAAGAAAACATGTCCGGCAGCTCGATGGGCGCGGTCGCTTCCATCGAAGTCGGCGGAACCGGTGACGAAACCTACGGCAAAGAAGTCTGGAAGATGGAAGGTTTGGTCGTCGGACGCAGTGCTCCCGTCGTCGTCGACAACCGTTTGTACGTCGTCGATGACCGCTGCAAACTTTGGATCATTGACACCGAGACGGGTGACTTGATCGCCGAGCGAATCGCAATCGGAGACCGCAAACAGTGGCCCTCGCTTTTGGTCGCGGATGAAAAACTCTATGTGCTCACCGAAAACGGTCGTTGGGCAATCTTGGAAATGACCGAAGAGGGCGTCGAATTCCTCAGCAAGGGACGCATTCGCAACGAAGCGTTTCATTCCTCGCCAATCTTGGCCAATGGAAAGCTGTATTTCCAAGGAGCCTCGGCTCTGTACTGCGTTGGCAAACCGGAATCCAAGCAAAAACCGCTCGTTTTGGCAGAGCAATTGCTCGGTGAAACAGCCCTCGAGGAAAATCCAGAACCAGCCCAACTGCTGATCACTCCCGCGGAAGCCTTGCTGCATCCCGGCCAAACCATGGAATTGTCCGTTCGGTTGTTCAATCGATTGGGACAACGCTTGGCCGATCCAGAAGGATCCGAGGTCACGTTCAGCGTCGAAGGACCTGGCTCAGTCGACGGCAACGTCTTCACCGCCAATGCGGACGTGGCTCACACGGCAGCCACGATCATTGCCAAGGTCGGAAGTGTTTCCGGATCCACCCGCGTTCGGATCGTGCCTGAACTGCCCTGGGCGTTCAACTTCGACGACTTGAATGACCCACCGCTTTCCTGGGTGGGTGCTCGTTATCGACACGTGATCCGTCCCGTCGATGGCTCGCCCGCCTTGGTCAAGATCAGCACGATTCCCAAGGGAGCACGCAGCCGTGCTTGGATGGGATCCAGCGAACTGAAGAACTACACCATTGCCGCAGATGTTCGTGGCAGCCGAGCCAACGACCAACTTCCCGACATTGGCTTGACCGCTCACGGTTACGTGTTGGATTTGATGGGCAACAGCCAACAGTTGCAAATTCGATCCTGGTCACCGCAATTGCGAATGGCACAAACCGTTGACTTCCCCTGGAAAGAAGACCAGTGGTACCGGATGAAATTCCGAGCCCAGATCGAAGGCAGCGGCGATGATGCGATTGCCGTGTTGAAGGGCAAGATTTGGCCTCGCGGCGAAGAAGAGCCCGCTGACTGGACCGTGACTGCAGAAGACAAAATCCCTGTCCTCTCGGCCAGCCCTGGTTTGTACGGCAACGCGAAAGTCGCGGAGCTTTACATCGACAACTTGGAAGTCACTCCCAACGAGTGA
- a CDS encoding cupin domain-containing protein: MKPKRMHANPANQRATPGPSQPELVDLTRIEPVECPCGQARRAFADSPHFPGTLHLTQISLDAQSHFHRDHTEIYVILKCDPDAAIELDGELHPVRPLMSILIPPRVKHRAVGKMEVLIVCTPEFDSADEHFGDPAVESGKNSTVPPPRRLSSFE; the protein is encoded by the coding sequence ATGAAACCCAAACGAATGCACGCGAATCCGGCGAACCAACGGGCCACCCCCGGCCCCTCCCAACCTGAACTCGTGGATTTGACGCGAATCGAACCAGTCGAGTGCCCCTGTGGACAGGCCCGACGCGCCTTCGCGGACTCGCCCCATTTCCCAGGCACATTGCATCTGACTCAAATCAGTCTGGACGCCCAATCACACTTCCATCGCGATCACACCGAGATTTACGTGATCTTGAAATGCGATCCGGATGCGGCCATTGAGCTCGATGGCGAACTTCATCCCGTCCGTCCCCTGATGTCCATTCTCATTCCTCCCCGGGTCAAACACCGTGCGGTGGGAAAAATGGAGGTCTTGATCGTGTGCACCCCGGAATTCGATTCCGCGGACGAGCACTTCGGCGATCCTGCCGTGGAGTCAGGCAAAAACTCGACTGTCCCGCCGCCTCGCCGGCTTTCGTCTTTCGAATGA
- a CDS encoding transglutaminase-like domain-containing protein, whose product MMDRTASRRALARFIRTLPCPGFSSILPSDSNAEKNRVGKVFTLACLTAALLPSGCDLPDRYDIQTFEKPAPWQAETTPSFASQARNTARPSSAADAMRQSGMPEILAPNQTPSNTIETVSGKPHSQASAGTIENRLADEWESWQIHSLRSTILGGIHAKSTRTADNEIKVELEEQGLTYRGMLQILESNQQTFWHDANGNLKKVDCTFRRGPIESHRTIEITANEVQFVDNRLVATKKKTLPIHSPLGGPLHVYQTLRRKPLQEGEIREANVLLPILGEVATLRLQHNSLASPSVLTPQGFQEVVLQEASCLLSLGPQRQRESVYWFDDQGQVQLYHVANEQRFSYGCNASQYKLLGQEFLRQDYPIALQVQGKPLETEASLLAGDLQQVGYEIIWAKPPAPESVAADPPGEANEPEPSADNQDNQIALAPRQYLRRNGDQAQQKLIVSRTPVPASKLRDRFDQFGGESTPADLAATSLVDYRSATVRRIANATANSPDFTLAERAMEMNRTVHSLLSFQPLSQGMRAASQIADSSTADSTEQSILLMALLRSAGIPSRMALGIRYQSADHVAPNRDIALPFQTRARLPDGNRFVYHAWVVAKVDDQWISLDPVAGTETQPDCLAIETTDMKDIDPIELIEAFIDKLSRMQISIYAVIRGG is encoded by the coding sequence ATGATGGATCGAACAGCATCCCGACGGGCATTGGCCCGTTTCATTCGTACTTTGCCCTGCCCAGGCTTTTCATCGATTCTTCCCAGCGATTCAAACGCTGAGAAAAACCGAGTTGGCAAAGTGTTCACGCTGGCATGCCTGACCGCGGCGTTGCTCCCCAGCGGCTGCGACTTGCCCGATCGATACGACATTCAGACGTTTGAAAAGCCTGCTCCTTGGCAGGCCGAAACAACGCCTTCGTTTGCCTCCCAGGCACGCAACACAGCGCGGCCCTCGTCAGCCGCCGATGCGATGCGGCAATCCGGCATGCCAGAGATCCTCGCGCCCAACCAGACACCCTCCAACACGATCGAAACCGTTTCAGGCAAACCCCATTCGCAAGCCTCCGCCGGAACGATCGAAAACCGACTCGCCGACGAATGGGAGTCGTGGCAAATTCACAGCCTGCGCTCGACCATTCTGGGCGGCATTCACGCCAAGTCCACTCGGACCGCGGACAACGAGATCAAGGTCGAGTTGGAAGAACAAGGGCTGACCTATCGCGGCATGTTGCAAATCCTTGAATCCAATCAGCAAACGTTCTGGCACGATGCCAATGGCAATCTGAAGAAGGTGGACTGCACGTTTCGACGTGGACCGATCGAATCACATCGCACGATCGAGATCACCGCCAACGAAGTCCAGTTCGTTGACAACCGCTTGGTCGCAACCAAGAAGAAGACGCTGCCAATCCATTCACCTTTGGGCGGCCCGCTGCACGTCTACCAAACCTTGCGCCGAAAACCGTTGCAAGAAGGTGAAATTCGCGAAGCCAATGTCTTGCTTCCAATCCTGGGGGAAGTGGCAACCCTTCGACTGCAACACAACTCGCTCGCATCGCCCTCTGTCCTGACACCGCAGGGATTCCAAGAAGTCGTGCTGCAGGAAGCATCTTGCCTGTTGTCACTGGGGCCCCAACGACAACGCGAAAGCGTTTATTGGTTCGACGATCAGGGCCAGGTCCAGCTCTACCACGTCGCCAACGAACAACGATTTTCGTACGGGTGCAATGCCTCGCAATACAAACTGCTGGGGCAAGAATTCCTCCGCCAAGACTATCCGATTGCCTTGCAAGTGCAGGGCAAACCGCTTGAGACCGAAGCGAGTTTGTTGGCGGGTGACCTCCAGCAGGTCGGCTACGAAATCATCTGGGCCAAACCACCCGCGCCCGAGTCCGTGGCAGCGGATCCACCTGGCGAGGCAAACGAACCAGAACCATCAGCGGACAACCAAGACAATCAGATCGCTCTGGCTCCCCGTCAGTACCTTCGCCGCAACGGTGACCAAGCACAGCAAAAGCTGATCGTTTCCCGGACCCCGGTTCCAGCTTCCAAGCTTCGCGATCGCTTTGATCAATTCGGAGGCGAGAGCACCCCCGCTGACTTGGCCGCAACTTCGTTGGTCGATTATCGCTCCGCCACGGTTCGCCGCATTGCCAACGCAACCGCCAACAGCCCCGATTTCACGCTGGCAGAACGAGCGATGGAGATGAACCGCACCGTTCACTCCTTGCTCTCGTTCCAACCGCTGTCGCAAGGCATGCGTGCGGCCAGCCAAATTGCCGACTCATCAACGGCAGACAGCACCGAGCAGTCCATTCTGCTGATGGCGCTGTTGCGTTCCGCGGGGATCCCCTCCCGAATGGCCTTGGGAATTCGGTACCAATCCGCCGACCACGTTGCCCCCAACCGTGACATCGCCTTGCCATTCCAAACCCGGGCTCGCCTTCCCGACGGCAACCGCTTTGTCTATCACGCCTGGGTGGTGGCAAAAGTCGACGACCAATGGATCTCGTTGGACCCTGTCGCTGGCACCGAAACCCAACCGGATTGCTTGGCAATTGAGACCACTGACATGAAAGACATCGATCCGATTGAGTTGATCGAGGCATTCATCGACAAACTCTCGCGAATGCAGATCAGCATCTACGCGGTCATTCGTGGCGGCTGA
- a CDS encoding N-acetylglucosamine kinase — MNTPTGLVLGIDGGGTKTVAWLARCDFTDHRTAISNTIETIGRGRAGSSNVRRVGFETALGNLDRAVEDAFADAEIPRVPVDRACLALAGAGRNTEQQRIRSWANQRQLANRLAVVDDALPVLYAAAEDGIGIALIAGTGSLALGRNAEGQTARCGGWGSLLGDEGSGYQISLSALRAAVRADDGRGPTTQLHQRLLEHHGITTASELIPILYTDSNNRVAIASLAPLVFEVASSGDPVAMQILDQASTDLAEMVHTLVDRLGMSNHPCALAGTGSVLIHQPAFTQSVRDKLARTGTETTFRAIPESVVGTLVIAVGLTTTH; from the coding sequence ATGAACACGCCCACCGGACTCGTGCTGGGAATCGACGGGGGCGGTACCAAAACCGTCGCGTGGCTGGCGCGGTGTGACTTCACCGATCATCGCACCGCGATTTCCAACACAATCGAAACGATTGGTCGTGGACGCGCGGGTTCCTCCAATGTCCGTCGCGTCGGCTTTGAAACCGCGCTGGGCAACTTGGATCGGGCAGTCGAGGATGCCTTTGCCGATGCAGAAATCCCCCGAGTCCCTGTGGACCGTGCCTGTTTGGCGCTCGCCGGTGCCGGTCGAAACACCGAACAACAACGGATTCGGTCATGGGCGAATCAACGTCAACTGGCGAACCGCCTGGCGGTCGTCGATGACGCATTGCCAGTCCTGTATGCCGCCGCGGAAGATGGGATCGGCATCGCCTTGATCGCGGGCACCGGGTCGTTGGCACTGGGCCGGAACGCCGAGGGCCAGACAGCGAGATGCGGCGGATGGGGAAGCTTGCTGGGCGATGAAGGCAGTGGCTATCAGATTTCTCTCTCGGCTCTGCGTGCTGCCGTTCGCGCCGACGATGGGCGTGGCCCCACCACACAACTGCACCAGCGTTTGCTGGAACACCACGGGATCACAACGGCCAGTGAATTGATTCCCATCCTCTACACCGACTCGAACAACCGAGTCGCGATCGCCTCGCTTGCACCACTCGTTTTCGAGGTCGCAAGCTCTGGCGATCCGGTCGCGATGCAGATCCTTGATCAAGCTTCGACGGATCTCGCCGAGATGGTGCACACGCTGGTCGATCGCCTTGGCATGTCAAACCATCCGTGCGCGTTGGCTGGAACCGGCAGCGTGCTGATTCATCAACCCGCGTTCACACAAAGCGTCCGTGACAAGCTGGCTCGAACTGGAACGGAAACCACTTTCCGTGCAATTCCTGAATCAGTCGTAGGTACGCTGGTGATCGCAGTCGGATTGACCACAACTCACTGA
- the murQ gene encoding N-acetylmuramic acid 6-phosphate etherase, producing MNPPRLTGAATLLYFDAISFVAVREITHAKPSTMLNQLTTEASNPASAQIDSLSALQIVQLINQQDALIAAAVNTQAERIAEAVDVIADKFRSNGRLVYLGAGTSGRLGVLDASECPPTFRTPPEMVVGVIAGGPEALTRAIEGAEDHPEFAKRDLAEIKLSDNDVLVGIATSGRTPYVIGGLQYARSVGAVTVGLSCNPNCQLRPLSQIMIAPVVGPEVVSGSTRLKAGTATKMVLNMLTTGAMIRIGKTYGNRMVDVRATNEKLVARSRQMLSEIVGIPIEQAEQLLHRCEGEVKTAIVVHMRDVSPQTARRQLAGVDGHLSRLRVSSPE from the coding sequence GTGAATCCGCCTCGCCTGACCGGTGCGGCTACCTTACTGTATTTTGATGCGATCAGTTTTGTTGCGGTCAGGGAAATCACACATGCGAAACCATCCACCATGCTGAATCAATTGACCACGGAAGCCAGCAACCCGGCATCTGCCCAGATCGATTCTTTGTCGGCGTTGCAAATTGTTCAGTTGATCAACCAACAAGACGCACTGATCGCGGCCGCCGTGAACACGCAGGCCGAAAGGATTGCGGAGGCGGTGGACGTGATCGCGGACAAATTCCGCTCCAACGGGCGATTGGTTTATCTGGGTGCTGGCACGTCCGGTCGCTTGGGAGTGCTGGACGCCAGCGAATGCCCACCGACGTTCCGAACGCCGCCTGAAATGGTCGTTGGTGTGATCGCCGGAGGCCCCGAGGCTCTGACCCGTGCGATTGAAGGGGCCGAAGACCATCCGGAATTTGCGAAGCGTGACTTGGCTGAAATCAAGCTGTCCGACAACGATGTGTTGGTGGGCATCGCCACCAGCGGACGGACCCCCTACGTCATCGGCGGATTGCAATACGCCCGATCCGTTGGCGCTGTGACGGTGGGACTGAGTTGCAATCCAAACTGCCAATTGCGACCGCTCTCCCAAATCATGATCGCACCGGTGGTGGGTCCGGAAGTGGTCAGCGGATCCACCCGGTTGAAAGCGGGAACGGCCACCAAGATGGTGCTCAACATGTTGACGACCGGAGCCATGATTCGGATCGGCAAGACGTACGGCAATCGCATGGTCGACGTCCGCGCAACCAACGAAAAGCTGGTCGCAAGATCGCGGCAAATGCTTTCCGAGATCGTGGGGATCCCAATTGAGCAAGCTGAACAATTGCTGCACCGATGTGAGGGCGAAGTCAAAACAGCCATCGTCGTTCACATGCGTGACGTCTCCCCACAAACGGCGCGACGACAGTTGGCTGGCGTGGATGGGCACCTGAGTCGCTTGCGAGTGTCTTCCCCGGAATGA
- a CDS encoding sodium:solute symporter — MAISSFDLAVLVIYMLAMVGFGLWVGRDQKDLAGYLLGGRDMPWWSILGSIVATETSTATFLSVPGIAFAVDGDMRFLQLGMGLVIGRLIVAVVLVPLFRRGEIYSAYEILATRFGDSSKRFASLLFLVTRNLGDGLRLFLAGIALEKVLSVDLVSCIVILGAFTIVYTFFGGIKAVIWSDCIQLVVYMVGGVLSLLILVHYFPGGWQQLVEFGQETGRFQVFDFRWRSTGTFSVLTEPFTFWSGVIGGAVLTLGTHGTDQMIVQRYLAARSTLDAQRAVVASGVVVLIQFALFLLLGVALAGFYSQIHPRAFDHNDEVFAAFIVDYLPVGLVGITLAAVFAAAMSTLSSSLNSSASAAVSDFYRPWLRSRSNGSAHKDADDEMSGSDASGNLLRVSRRLTVVFGVIQIAIGIGASYLSSSVISDALAIAGFTAGILLGVFLLGILTASAHQRGALVGMVTGMAVLTAIKFATSVAWPWLAIIGSLTTFGSGYIASRLIPAGQQPDD; from the coding sequence TTGGCTATCAGCTCCTTTGACCTTGCCGTTCTGGTCATCTACATGCTCGCGATGGTTGGCTTTGGTCTCTGGGTCGGACGGGACCAGAAGGACTTGGCCGGTTACTTGCTGGGCGGACGTGACATGCCCTGGTGGTCGATCTTGGGGTCGATCGTCGCAACGGAAACCAGCACCGCGACTTTTTTGAGCGTGCCCGGGATCGCGTTTGCGGTCGACGGTGACATGCGGTTTCTGCAGTTGGGAATGGGGTTGGTCATTGGCCGCTTGATCGTGGCGGTCGTGTTGGTGCCCCTGTTTCGCCGCGGTGAAATCTACTCGGCCTATGAAATTCTGGCGACGCGGTTTGGTGACTCCAGCAAACGGTTTGCATCGTTGTTGTTCTTGGTCACCCGGAATTTGGGCGACGGTTTGCGGCTGTTCTTGGCCGGCATCGCGTTGGAGAAGGTGCTCAGCGTTGACCTTGTCAGCTGCATTGTGATCTTGGGGGCCTTCACGATCGTCTACACGTTCTTTGGTGGAATCAAAGCTGTGATCTGGAGCGACTGCATTCAGTTGGTCGTTTACATGGTCGGTGGGGTGCTGTCGTTGCTGATCCTGGTCCACTATTTCCCGGGTGGTTGGCAGCAACTGGTCGAGTTCGGCCAGGAGACCGGGCGTTTTCAGGTCTTCGATTTTCGCTGGCGATCAACCGGCACGTTCAGTGTGCTGACGGAACCGTTCACGTTCTGGTCGGGAGTCATCGGCGGTGCGGTGTTGACGCTGGGGACACACGGGACCGATCAAATGATTGTCCAACGTTACCTGGCCGCGCGGAGCACCTTGGATGCACAGCGTGCCGTGGTTGCCAGCGGCGTGGTCGTGCTGATCCAGTTCGCTTTGTTCTTGTTGCTGGGGGTTGCTTTGGCTGGCTTCTACTCGCAGATTCATCCGCGGGCGTTTGACCACAATGACGAGGTGTTTGCCGCGTTCATCGTGGACTACCTGCCGGTTGGCTTGGTCGGCATCACCTTGGCAGCTGTGTTTGCAGCAGCCATGTCCACGTTGTCCAGTTCGTTGAATTCCTCAGCGTCTGCGGCGGTCTCGGATTTCTATCGACCTTGGTTGCGTTCTCGGAGCAATGGCTCGGCGCACAAGGATGCCGACGATGAAATGTCTGGCAGTGACGCGTCCGGCAACCTGCTTCGAGTCAGCCGCCGACTGACCGTTGTTTTTGGTGTGATCCAGATCGCGATTGGCATCGGTGCGAGCTACCTTTCGAGCAGTGTCATCAGCGATGCACTCGCGATCGCGGGCTTCACCGCGGGGATCTTGTTGGGCGTGTTCCTGCTCGGGATCTTGACCGCGTCAGCCCACCAACGCGGTGCCCTGGTCGGGATGGTGACCGGCATGGCTGTGCTCACCGCGATCAAGTTTGCGACGTCCGTCGCGTGGCCATGGTTGGCGATCATCGGCTCGCTCACCACCTTCGGTTCAGGGTACATTGCCAGTCGCTTGATTCCTGCGGGGCAGCAACCGGATGATTGA
- a CDS encoding exo-beta-N-acetylmuramidase NamZ family protein — protein MPHSFFAIFLLAITLGFVPANAATAQVLAGIDVLQRDDFAALAGRKVGLITNHTGTNLAGVSTVQLLHASKDVNLVALFSPEHGFVGQLDQANIDDQQDALTGLKVHSLYGKTRVPTAEMLEGIDTLVFDIQDIGVRFYTYISTMGGAMKAAAENEIRFVVLDRPNPINGTAVQGPVTDAGSESFIAYHRIPVRHGMTIGELAKMFQAEWELDLDLQVIPMEGWEGRPGFDQTGRMWINPSPNMRSLNAAYLYPAIGLWETTNLSVGRGTDTPFEHFGAPWIDALELARELNAQGLSGVRFVPIEFTPNASKFASEKCGGVNVILTQRAEFDPLQTSLTIAVTLRKLAPDDWNTKSLNRLLVSQKTAEGILGGHSVEQLQAAYQEELEEFQTRRAKYLMYR, from the coding sequence ATGCCTCACTCGTTCTTTGCCATTTTTCTGTTGGCGATCACGCTTGGTTTCGTTCCTGCAAACGCCGCCACTGCTCAAGTGCTGGCCGGGATCGATGTCTTGCAGCGAGATGATTTTGCGGCCTTGGCGGGACGCAAGGTGGGGCTGATCACGAATCACACAGGCACGAATTTGGCCGGTGTGTCGACGGTTCAGTTGCTGCACGCTTCAAAGGACGTGAATCTGGTGGCACTGTTCAGCCCCGAACATGGGTTTGTGGGCCAACTGGATCAAGCCAATATCGACGACCAACAAGATGCGTTGACCGGATTGAAGGTCCACAGTCTGTACGGCAAAACGCGAGTTCCGACAGCGGAGATGCTGGAAGGCATCGACACGCTGGTCTTTGATATTCAGGACATCGGCGTTCGCTTCTACACCTACATCTCGACGATGGGGGGCGCGATGAAGGCGGCGGCCGAAAATGAGATTCGGTTTGTTGTTTTGGATCGGCCCAATCCAATCAACGGGACCGCCGTGCAAGGTCCGGTGACCGATGCGGGCAGCGAATCGTTCATCGCTTACCACCGCATTCCCGTCCGGCATGGGATGACGATTGGTGAGCTGGCGAAAATGTTCCAAGCGGAATGGGAACTCGACCTGGATCTGCAAGTCATTCCGATGGAGGGTTGGGAAGGACGCCCCGGGTTTGATCAAACCGGACGGATGTGGATCAATCCGTCACCCAACATGCGCAGTCTCAACGCGGCCTACCTTTATCCGGCGATCGGATTGTGGGAGACAACCAACTTGTCCGTGGGCCGGGGAACGGACACGCCGTTTGAACACTTCGGTGCTCCCTGGATCGACGCGTTGGAACTGGCCCGTGAACTGAATGCACAGGGTTTGAGCGGGGTGCGATTTGTCCCGATCGAGTTCACTCCGAACGCCAGCAAATTTGCCAGTGAAAAGTGTGGCGGAGTGAACGTGATCCTGACTCAGCGGGCTGAGTTCGATCCGTTGCAAACCTCGCTAACCATTGCCGTGACGTTGAGGAAACTGGCTCCCGATGATTGGAATACGAAGTCACTGAACCGTTTGTTGGTCAGCCAGAAAACAGCGGAAGGAATCCTGGGCGGTCACTCGGTGGAGCAGTTGCAGGCGGCCTACCAAGAAGAGTTGGAAGAGTTTCAAACTCGCCGAGCGAAGTACCTGATGTACCGCTGA
- a CDS encoding Gfo/Idh/MocA family protein codes for MTQRESDAADLGIYPVMPLDREVPIGCIGAGFIMDDCQLVAYRAAGFQPAAIASRRREQAASVAERHGISKVFDDPRELLADASIQIVDIAVPPDIQLDIIREAVRHPHIRGILAQKPIAGCLSEAKKIVELCHNAGITLCVNQNMRYDHSVRACKTLLDQGQLGAPVLATIDMRAIPHWMPWQQRQGWMTCRIMSIHHLDAMRYWFGDPVRVFASFRTDPRTTFPHVDGIGLYILEYASGLRCQICDDVWAGPAREGAAEDLGITWRVEGTEGMARGTIGWPKYPLRSPSTIDWTTTQLGRWEQPRWDEAWFPDAFAGPMAELLVALETGIEPNLSGRDNLRTMALVDACYESAKTHRAIELPTTI; via the coding sequence TTGACGCAGCGTGAGAGCGACGCGGCCGACTTGGGCATCTATCCCGTCATGCCGCTAGATCGAGAGGTGCCGATCGGGTGCATCGGTGCTGGGTTCATCATGGATGATTGCCAATTGGTGGCTTACCGAGCGGCAGGCTTTCAGCCCGCCGCGATCGCTTCGCGACGAAGAGAACAAGCCGCCTCAGTGGCAGAGCGGCATGGGATCAGCAAGGTCTTTGACGATCCCCGCGAACTGCTGGCTGACGCCTCCATTCAGATCGTCGACATCGCGGTCCCGCCCGACATTCAACTCGACATCATTCGTGAAGCGGTTCGGCACCCGCACATTCGTGGCATCTTGGCTCAAAAACCCATCGCGGGCTGTCTTTCAGAAGCCAAGAAAATTGTCGAGCTCTGCCACAATGCGGGAATCACGCTTTGTGTCAACCAAAACATGCGCTACGACCACTCCGTTCGAGCCTGCAAAACACTGCTGGATCAAGGCCAACTCGGCGCCCCCGTTTTGGCGACCATCGACATGCGAGCGATCCCGCACTGGATGCCTTGGCAACAACGACAGGGATGGATGACGTGCCGGATCATGTCGATTCACCACTTGGACGCGATGCGGTACTGGTTCGGTGATCCAGTTCGCGTCTTTGCCAGCTTCCGGACCGATCCGCGAACGACGTTCCCGCACGTGGACGGCATCGGGCTGTACATCTTGGAATACGCCAGCGGGTTGCGTTGCCAGATTTGCGATGACGTGTGGGCGGGACCGGCACGCGAAGGCGCGGCGGAAGACCTAGGCATCACTTGGCGAGTCGAGGGCACGGAAGGAATGGCTCGTGGAACCATCGGTTGGCCCAAGTACCCGCTTCGATCCCCCAGCACAATCGATTGGACCACCACACAATTGGGCCGATGGGAACAACCACGCTGGGACGAGGCTTGGTTCCCCGATGCGTTTGCGGGCCCGATGGCAGAACTGTTGGTCGCATTGGAAACGGGCATCGAACCCAACCTAAGCGGGCGAGATAACCTGCGCACGATGGCTCTGGTCGACGCGTGTTACGAATCAGCGAAGACCCACCGTGCAATTGAGCTACCGACAACGATCTGA